The genomic window CACCGCTGAGAACTTCAATGTTTTAACAAATAATTTATTAGCTAAACCGCATATACTTGTAAATGCCCGATTTTAAACGATTTCGTAATAATAGACAGGCTATCATCTATTAATATGATGTTCATTTTCACTAAACACACACATTCAAACTGAGCACATTGTACAAAATTATAAAACTTGCGAAAAACCTATTGACAAACCTGATGAAAGGTGCTATACTGTCTATAGTGAAAGGGAAAGCAAAGGGCTTTACCCGAGATCACAAAAGCAAGCATGTGCCCCTATACACAGGCTGCTTAAAAAATAATTTATATTATGGAGGGATTTCTTATGAAGAAGTCAAACAAAGGTTTTACACTCGTTGAGCTGATCGTTGTTATCGCAATCATCGGCGTACTCGCTGCAATCCTCGTACCTTCCCTTATGGGTTATGTAAAGGATTCCAAGATCTCTACAGCTAACGCTAACGCTAAGCAGGTTTACACATCTGCAGCTACAGTAGCTACAAAGCAGGAGACAGCTGGTTATCCTATCGATGATTCTGCCAAGTCTGGTACTTGCTTCCTCGGCACAAAGAGCGGTGTTACAACAGCTACAGTTGCTGGTGGCCCTTACTCTGCAGACCTTGAGCAGGGTGTTAAGGACAACCTCGGTTCCGGTGATGACATTTCTTGGATCGTAAAATTTGTTGACGGTGCTCCCGAGTGCTGCTATGCTGGTAAGACAGGTGCTGATAAGTATGTAGGTTCTTATCCTGCAGAGGCTGATGACAAGTGCTCTAACGGTGTTGACAGCGCTACAGGTGCTAACATGAGCAAGACAACAAAGGCTAACGATGACGCTAATCTTAAGTAATCAGTAAAACCTTTAGTCAAC from Ruminococcus sp. NK3A76 includes these protein-coding regions:
- a CDS encoding type II secretion system protein, with translation MKKSNKGFTLVELIVVIAIIGVLAAILVPSLMGYVKDSKISTANANAKQVYTSAATVATKQETAGYPIDDSAKSGTCFLGTKSGVTTATVAGGPYSADLEQGVKDNLGSGDDISWIVKFVDGAPECCYAGKTGADKYVGSYPAEADDKCSNGVDSATGANMSKTTKANDDANLK